A genomic region of Sarcophilus harrisii chromosome 6, mSarHar1.11, whole genome shotgun sequence contains the following coding sequences:
- the PCED1A gene encoding PC-esterase domain-containing protein 1A yields the protein MVHFLSCEVRQLLHNKFVVVLGDSIQRAVYKDLVLLLQRDALLTEAQLKAKGELSFEQDQLVAGGQLGELHNGTHYREVRQFLSTSGHHLLRFYFLTRVYSAYVEDILTELERGPPPDLVIMNSCLWDLSRYGGDAIRSYQENLECLFERMEQVLPASCLLVWTLAMPLGDRVTGGFLLPELQQKTGSLRVDVLEANFYCSMLADGHHFDVLDLHFHFRHAVRHRRLDGIHWDQHAHRHLSQLLLAHVAEAWGVEAPTRCTPFGEWNEEQTFLEHTGQRRQPPQRSKRSSSFEPVTQEVDRPLTWLDRQFQPPFLPSSQSLPFHLPLHSSQVLPQDSCFFSDNPVLPGYLPLNYIAFSDPLPSPAALDYTPVRWPLYPSIPHYGQRHNLVMHRVHRHVPNSPYSRSREGGLSRQWSRPGHRQ from the exons ATGGTCCACTTCTTGTCCTGCGAAGTCCGGCAGCTGCTGCACAACAAGTTTGTGGTTGTCCTGGGAGATTCCA tCCAGAGGGCCGTGTACAAGGACCTGGTGCTGCTGCTGCAGAGAGACGCGCTGCTCACGGAAGCCCAGCTCAAGGCCAAG GGGGAGCTGAGCTTCGAGCAGGACCAGCTGGTGGCCGGGGGGCAGCTGGGCGAGCTCCATAACGGGACGCATTACCGCGAGGTCCGCCAGTTCCTCTCCACTTCGGGCCACCATCTCCTCCGCTTCTACTTTCTCACCCGCGTCTACTCGGCCTACGTGGAGGACATCCTGACGGAGCTAGAGCGCGGGCCGCCCCCGGACCTGGTCATCATGAACTCCTGCCTCTGGGACCTCTCCAG GTACGGCGGCGACGCCATCCGCAGCTACCAGGAAAACCTGGAGTGCTTATTTGAGAGGATGGAACAGGTCCTGCCCGCCTCCTGCCTCCTGGTGTGGACGCTGGCCATGCCTCTGGGGGACCGCGTTACCGGAGGCTTTCTGCTGCCGGAG CTGCAGCAGAAGACCGGCTCTCTCCGCGTGGACGTCCTGGAGGCGAACTTCTACTGCTCCATGCTGGCGGACGGGCACCACTTCGACGTGCTGGACCTGCACTTCCACTTCCGCCACGCAGTCCGGCACCGGCGCCTGGACGGCATACACTGGGACCAGCACGCCCACCGCCACCTCTCGCAGCTCCTGCTGGCCCACGTGGCCGAGGCCTGGGGGGTGGAGGCGCCCACCCGCTGCACCCCGTTTG GGGAGTGGAATGAGGAGCAGACATTCCTAGAACACACAGGCCAAAGGAGACAGCCGCCTCAGAGGAGTAAGCGGTCTTCTTCCTTCGAACCAGTAACCCAAGAGGTTGATCGTCCTCTGACCTGGCTGGATAGGCAGTTCCAGCCCCCATTCCTGCCTTCATCCCAAAGCTTGCCCTTCCACCTACCCCTTCATTCATCTCAAGTCCTCCCTCAAGACAGCTGCTTCTTCTCAGATAATCCTGTCCTGCCTGGCTACCTCCCCCTCAACTATATAGCCTTCAGTGATCCCTTACCTTCTCCTGCTG CGTTGGATTACACACCAGTCCGCTGGCCCCTTTACCCATCAATTCCTCACTATGGACAGCGTCACAATTTGGTAATGCACCGCGTCCATCGCCATGTGCCTAACAGCCCCTACAGCCGCTCGAGGGAGGGAGGCCTTAGTAGACAGTGGTCCAGACCTGGCCACAGACAATGA